In one Bacillus thuringiensis genomic region, the following are encoded:
- a CDS encoding Hsp20/alpha crystallin family protein, with amino-acid sequence MRNLFPEITKRQNGIFDFGPSLLEGMTDAFFKPLNMDTFKVDIHEQSDKYTVKADLPGFQKENIQVDFEQDVLTIQATNHNEVEEKNENGTYIRKERSIGSVTRRFSFKQVEGENVRANYKDGVLTIELPKLKEEKNSKTTINIE; translated from the coding sequence ATGCGTAATTTATTTCCAGAGATAACAAAACGTCAAAATGGTATTTTTGATTTTGGGCCTTCTTTATTAGAAGGGATGACAGATGCTTTCTTTAAGCCACTGAACATGGATACTTTTAAAGTAGATATTCATGAGCAATCTGATAAATATACTGTGAAAGCAGATTTACCAGGTTTTCAAAAAGAAAACATTCAAGTTGATTTTGAACAAGATGTATTAACGATTCAAGCAACTAACCATAATGAAGTAGAAGAAAAAAATGAGAATGGCACATATATTCGTAAAGAACGTTCTATAGGTTCTGTAACTCGACGCTTTAGTTTTAAACAAGTTGAGGGAGAAAATGTTAGAGCAAATTATAAAGATGGCGTATTGACAATTGAATTACCAAAATTGAAAGAAGAAAAAAACAGTAAGACAACAATTAATATCGAATAA
- a CDS encoding cysteine hydrolase family protein — MKRALINIDYTYDFVAEKGALTCGKPGQEIEKEIVHITKQYIENGDYVVFAIDKHEENDEYHPEAKLFPPHNIAGTNGRDLFGELQEVYETNKNAENVYYMDKARYSAFAGTDLEMKLRERGIEEVHLVGVCTDICVLHTAVDAYNKGFKIVVYEKAVASFNAQGHEFALGHFKSCLHAEVK, encoded by the coding sequence ATGAAACGAGCTCTTATTAATATTGATTATACATATGATTTTGTAGCGGAAAAAGGTGCTTTAACTTGCGGAAAACCAGGCCAAGAAATTGAGAAGGAAATTGTACATATAACGAAGCAATATATTGAAAATGGGGATTACGTAGTGTTTGCAATTGATAAACATGAAGAAAATGATGAATATCATCCAGAAGCGAAATTATTTCCTCCTCATAATATAGCAGGTACAAATGGTAGAGACTTATTTGGTGAGTTACAAGAAGTATACGAAACAAATAAAAATGCTGAGAATGTATATTATATGGACAAAGCGCGATACAGTGCGTTTGCTGGAACGGATTTAGAGATGAAGCTAAGAGAAAGAGGAATAGAAGAAGTTCATCTTGTAGGTGTTTGTACTGATATTTGTGTTCTTCATACAGCAGTAGATGCGTATAATAAAGGATTTAAAATTGTTGTTTATGAAAAGGCAGTTGCATCTTTTAATGCGCAAGGACATGAATTTGCACTTGGACATTTTAAATCTTGTTTACATGCAGAAGTGAAATAA